A single genomic interval of Mucilaginibacter robiniae harbors:
- a CDS encoding PepSY-associated TM helix domain-containing protein, translated as MRIKKVMLFLHRWLGFISGLVVFIVSVTGCIFCFQKEISDVIYRKQLLVNPPVHGVTLPISQLKQTAQAALHSPTVSITAYTDPGMAWECMYYKPGNDKAFWVFDTMEAYKSVFINPYTGQITGMRDYKTDFFMVVKYIHWSLLLNTRYGQPIVGYSTLIFVVLLITGLILWWPKNLKRANFNKSFKVKWNASFKRLNYDLHNVLGFYATLVALVLALTGMVMAMQWFNKAVYVVASQSIIPPAFKTFTSDSTAKQIAQPLNVAFKAAWQSFPDAKRIMITPAATTKDVIYAYGYRGKEDFYDWDILRFDQYSGKLLNRENFKDKNNGEKLLTMNYDIHVGAIWGLPGKILAFIASLISASLPVTGLLVWLGKRKKFKRKSNQGSDVQGADSLVQRSTTKISRVYQAGKA; from the coding sequence ATGCGTATTAAAAAGGTCATGCTGTTTTTACATCGCTGGCTCGGATTTATATCCGGGCTTGTGGTGTTTATAGTGAGTGTCACTGGATGTATCTTCTGCTTTCAGAAAGAAATATCTGATGTAATTTATCGGAAGCAGTTGTTAGTTAATCCGCCAGTACATGGTGTTACTTTGCCGATTAGCCAACTTAAGCAAACAGCGCAGGCCGCACTGCATAGCCCAACGGTAAGCATTACCGCTTATACTGATCCGGGCATGGCATGGGAGTGTATGTACTACAAGCCCGGTAATGATAAAGCGTTCTGGGTTTTTGATACTATGGAAGCTTATAAATCGGTATTTATCAATCCCTACACCGGCCAAATTACCGGTATGCGCGATTATAAAACTGATTTCTTTATGGTAGTGAAGTACATACACTGGAGCTTGCTGCTAAATACTAGATATGGCCAACCCATAGTTGGTTATAGCACCCTCATTTTTGTTGTTTTACTCATAACTGGGTTAATATTGTGGTGGCCAAAAAACTTGAAGCGTGCTAATTTTAATAAAAGCTTTAAAGTAAAGTGGAATGCCAGCTTTAAGCGTTTAAATTATGATTTGCATAATGTACTGGGCTTCTATGCTACCCTGGTTGCTTTAGTTTTGGCCCTTACGGGTATGGTGATGGCTATGCAATGGTTTAATAAAGCTGTTTACGTAGTAGCTTCACAATCTATTATCCCACCTGCGTTTAAAACGTTTACCTCCGATAGTACGGCTAAACAAATAGCACAACCGTTAAATGTAGCTTTCAAAGCAGCCTGGCAAAGTTTTCCGGATGCAAAACGCATCATGATTACGCCGGCAGCAACTACCAAGGATGTAATTTACGCTTATGGGTATCGTGGTAAAGAAGATTTTTATGATTGGGATATATTGCGTTTTGACCAATACAGCGGTAAGCTATTGAACCGCGAAAACTTCAAAGACAAAAACAACGGAGAAAAGCTACTAACTATGAATTATGATATTCATGTAGGCGCAATATGGGGTCTGCCCGGTAAAATTCTGGCTTTTATAGCTAGTTTGATATCGGCTAGTTTGCCTGTTACTGGTTTGCTGGTGTGGTTGGGTAAACGCAAAAAGTTTAAAAGAAAGTCTAATCAGGGCTCTGATGTACAGGGGGCAGATAGTTTGGTACAACGTAGCACAACCAAGATAAGCCGCGTTTACCAAGCTGGAAAAGCTTAA
- a CDS encoding nitroreductase family protein, whose product MDNQDFNNIAHVIKTRRTVKPAMMNGQKIPNGHVAAILELADWAPTHAHTEPWRFVVYENPQAFCQQHADLYKEQAEGDSFNPATYNNLTHMGDKASHIIVAYMHRGELSKIPVMEEIAAAACAIENLLLGARSLNIASYWGTGGATLKPIMKQYLGLGPDDQVMGLLYLGYADEQPEGKRKVPLEEKIKWVQ is encoded by the coding sequence ATGGATAATCAGGATTTTAATAACATTGCTCATGTCATCAAAACGCGCCGTACTGTTAAACCGGCTATGATGAACGGGCAGAAAATACCTAACGGGCATGTTGCTGCCATACTGGAGCTGGCCGATTGGGCACCTACACATGCACATACCGAACCATGGCGTTTTGTGGTATATGAAAACCCACAAGCCTTTTGCCAACAACATGCTGATTTGTATAAAGAGCAAGCCGAGGGAGATAGCTTTAACCCGGCTACTTACAATAATTTAACTCACATGGGCGATAAAGCTTCACATATTATCGTAGCTTATATGCACCGGGGTGAGTTATCAAAAATACCAGTGATGGAAGAGATTGCTGCTGCGGCATGTGCAATTGAAAACTTGCTGCTGGGTGCACGTTCTTTAAACATTGCCAGCTATTGGGGAACCGGTGGTGCTACTCTAAAACCAATCATGAAGCAATATTTGGGCTTAGGCCCAGACGACCAAGTGATGGGCTTACTCTATTTAGGCTATGCTGATGAACAGCCTGAAGGCAAACGTAAAGTGCCGCTGGAAGAAAAAATAAAATGGGTGCAGTAA
- a CDS encoding AI-2E family transporter yields MQTKQYPFYLQSTVVLFGLILLFYVFDQLADILIPLAFAAFIAVLLNPLCTRLERLKIPKIVAISITLLIAILVLAGLFYFLSSQIISFGASLPTLKAKFAEITNDLKNWVFIHFGINTQKQVQFINEALNNSKAMVGKTIGTVLGTLSIIFLIPVYIFLMLLYKTLILNFLFEVFSEENVAQVADILKETKAAIQSYIVGLLTETLIVAILNSAALMILGVPYAILLGVIGALLNMLPYIGGIIAIALPVLMATVTKDGYSTQLGIVVAYSVIQFIDNNILVPRIVSSKVQINALISIVIVLLGGALWGISGMFLSIPFIAVLKIIFDRIDDLKPWGKLFGDNIPTRHIGQIWHLRRERRLAKSAGKAV; encoded by the coding sequence ATGCAAACCAAGCAGTATCCTTTTTACCTACAAAGTACCGTTGTTTTATTCGGCCTCATCCTTCTGTTTTATGTTTTTGACCAGCTAGCCGATATATTGATACCGCTGGCATTTGCTGCTTTTATTGCCGTGTTACTTAACCCGCTTTGCACACGGCTAGAACGATTAAAGATACCTAAAATAGTGGCCATCAGCATTACTTTGTTGATTGCTATACTGGTACTAGCCGGTCTCTTTTACTTTTTGTCTTCACAGATTATCTCCTTCGGTGCATCCCTGCCTACCTTAAAGGCTAAGTTTGCTGAAATCACTAATGATTTAAAGAACTGGGTGTTTATACACTTTGGCATTAATACGCAAAAGCAAGTTCAGTTTATAAACGAGGCTTTAAACAACAGCAAAGCCATGGTTGGCAAAACTATCGGTACAGTACTGGGAACGCTAAGTATTATCTTCCTGATTCCGGTATATATATTCTTAATGTTGTTGTACAAAACTTTAATCCTGAACTTTTTATTTGAAGTTTTTTCGGAAGAAAATGTAGCACAAGTAGCTGATATATTGAAAGAGACTAAAGCAGCCATACAAAGTTATATTGTAGGTTTATTAACTGAAACCTTGATTGTAGCTATCCTGAACTCAGCTGCCCTGATGATTTTGGGCGTACCTTATGCAATACTTTTAGGGGTGATAGGTGCTCTGTTAAATATGCTACCTTACATTGGCGGCATCATTGCTATTGCTCTTCCTGTGCTAATGGCCACGGTAACCAAAGATGGTTATTCTACCCAGCTAGGTATTGTAGTAGCGTATTCGGTTATCCAGTTTATTGATAACAACATTCTGGTGCCACGTATCGTATCTTCAAAAGTACAGATTAATGCGCTCATATCTATTGTCATTGTGTTGCTCGGCGGCGCATTATGGGGCATATCAGGCATGTTCCTGTCTATCCCATTCATTGCCGTATTGAAGATTATCTTTGATCGTATAGACGATCTGAAACCTTGGGGTAAGCTATTTGGTGACAACATTCCAACACGCCATATAGGGCAGATATGGCATTTACGTCGTGAGCGGCGATTAGCTAAAAGTGCAGGTAAAGCCGTTTAA
- the rseP gene encoding RIP metalloprotease RseP, with the protein MDVLIMAGQLILGLSILVILHEFGHFIAARAFGIKVEKFYLFFDAWNVSLFKFNYRGVEYGMGWLPLGGYVKIAGMIDESMDTEQMSGPPQPWEFRSKPAWQRLIVMLGGVTVNIILGILIFWVLTIKYGESYIPNESLKYGIVPGVIGQKIGLKAGDKITAVNGQKVVRFEDLVSSKVLMGNSTLTVLRNGQTLNVTIPGNILNDVSDLGIEEFISRIPRTKFAVDSVTANSNAQKAGLQHGDSIVAVNHKPVAFLDELHSQLAQNKNKPVLLDVKRNDALQTVNAKVNAEGQLGFRSKTDLPTEKTLTFGFFGSLPVGASRAWGTFSDNAKGLGKVFTGQVKAQKALSSPIGIAKLFGNHIDWLRFWSLVGLLSMALALMNLLPIPALDGGHALFLIIEMIKGKPLSDKFLERAQIVGFVVLISIMVFTFGSDIMKIMKK; encoded by the coding sequence ATGGATGTATTGATTATGGCAGGCCAACTGATACTAGGCCTATCTATCTTAGTAATTTTACACGAATTCGGACACTTTATAGCGGCACGCGCTTTCGGCATAAAAGTAGAGAAGTTCTACCTGTTTTTTGATGCCTGGAACGTGAGCCTGTTTAAATTCAACTACCGTGGTGTTGAATACGGTATGGGCTGGCTGCCGCTAGGTGGCTATGTAAAGATTGCCGGCATGATTGATGAAAGCATGGATACTGAGCAAATGTCTGGTCCGCCGCAACCTTGGGAATTTCGCTCCAAACCGGCATGGCAACGTTTAATCGTAATGCTGGGCGGTGTAACCGTTAATATTATTCTGGGTATCCTGATTTTTTGGGTACTTACTATTAAATACGGCGAAAGCTATATCCCTAATGAAAGCCTGAAATATGGTATTGTACCGGGTGTAATTGGTCAGAAAATTGGTTTAAAAGCCGGCGACAAAATTACAGCCGTAAACGGGCAGAAAGTAGTACGCTTTGAAGATTTGGTAAGCTCTAAAGTACTGATGGGTAATAGCACCTTAACCGTGCTGCGCAATGGCCAAACCTTAAATGTAACCATTCCAGGAAACATCCTGAACGATGTATCAGATTTGGGTATTGAGGAGTTTATCAGCCGCATACCGCGTACCAAGTTTGCGGTAGATTCAGTTACGGCCAACAGCAACGCGCAAAAAGCAGGTTTGCAGCATGGCGATAGTATTGTAGCCGTAAACCACAAGCCGGTTGCCTTTTTAGATGAACTACACAGCCAGCTGGCTCAAAACAAGAACAAGCCCGTATTACTTGATGTGAAACGCAACGATGCGCTGCAAACTGTTAATGCAAAGGTAAACGCAGAAGGTCAATTAGGCTTCCGCTCAAAAACTGATTTACCTACCGAAAAAACATTAACTTTCGGCTTTTTTGGCTCATTACCTGTAGGTGCTTCACGTGCCTGGGGTACGTTTTCAGATAATGCCAAAGGTTTAGGCAAGGTATTTACCGGTCAGGTAAAAGCACAAAAAGCTTTATCAAGCCCTATCGGCATTGCTAAACTATTTGGCAACCATATAGATTGGCTGCGTTTTTGGAGCCTGGTAGGTTTACTATCTATGGCGTTGGCGCTCATGAATTTGCTGCCTATCCCGGCACTAGATGGCGGTCATGCCCTGTTCCTGATTATTGAAATGATTAAAGGCAAACCTTTAAGCGATAAGTTTTTAGAACGCGCCCAAATTGTAGGTTTTGTGGTACTTATCAGTATCATGGTATTTACCTTCGGAAGCGATATTATGAAAATTATGAAGAAGTAA
- a CDS encoding 1-deoxy-D-xylulose-5-phosphate reductoisomerase — MHLVQDTVKNIAILGSTGSIGTQTLEVIEENPDRFRAYVLTAHRNADLLIAQCQKFKPAYAVICDTSLYEQVKQGLEGFPTQVLSGYDEVKHIVTLSELDVVLTAMVGFAGLEPTISAIEAGKDIALANKETLVVAGELITQLARQNQVKLLPVDSEHSAIFQCLVGEEKNPIEKIILTASGGPFRGKDVSFLENVTRHEALKHPNWVMGAKITIDSASLMNKGLEVIEAKWLFDLKLEQIEVIVHPQSIIHSLVQFQDGSIKAQMGLPDMKLPIQYALGYPERIQNNFKRFDFAAYPTLSFEKPDLHTFRNLALAFEALKQGGNVPCIINAANEVAVAGFLADEVSFLGMSQVIEQCMTQIPFIAKPTLADYLNTDKETRILAQNLITQMPLKALTV; from the coding sequence ATGCACCTTGTACAAGATACTGTAAAAAATATAGCCATTTTGGGTTCAACCGGTAGCATAGGAACCCAAACACTGGAAGTAATTGAAGAAAACCCTGATCGCTTCAGAGCCTACGTGCTTACCGCCCACCGGAATGCTGACTTGTTAATTGCACAATGCCAGAAATTTAAACCAGCTTACGCTGTAATTTGCGATACAAGTTTATACGAACAGGTAAAGCAGGGTTTAGAAGGCTTCCCTACGCAAGTATTAAGCGGCTATGATGAAGTAAAACATATAGTTACGCTATCCGAATTAGATGTTGTACTCACTGCCATGGTAGGCTTTGCCGGACTAGAACCCACCATAAGCGCCATTGAAGCCGGTAAAGATATTGCCTTAGCCAATAAGGAAACATTAGTAGTTGCCGGTGAGTTAATTACCCAATTAGCTCGCCAAAATCAGGTGAAGCTATTGCCGGTAGATTCTGAGCATTCAGCTATTTTTCAATGCCTGGTCGGTGAGGAGAAAAATCCAATAGAAAAAATCATCCTGACGGCTTCGGGCGGTCCTTTTCGGGGTAAGGACGTATCGTTTTTAGAAAACGTTACCCGTCATGAAGCACTAAAACATCCCAACTGGGTAATGGGCGCTAAAATCACTATTGATTCGGCTTCGCTCATGAACAAAGGTTTGGAGGTTATTGAAGCCAAATGGTTGTTCGATTTGAAACTGGAACAAATTGAGGTCATTGTACACCCGCAATCCATCATCCACTCCCTGGTGCAGTTTCAGGATGGATCAATCAAAGCCCAAATGGGTTTACCGGATATGAAACTGCCTATTCAGTACGCACTAGGTTATCCTGAACGAATTCAGAACAACTTTAAACGGTTTGACTTTGCGGCCTATCCTACCCTGAGTTTTGAAAAGCCCGACTTACATACCTTCCGTAACCTGGCACTGGCTTTTGAAGCTTTAAAGCAGGGCGGCAATGTACCTTGTATTATTAATGCAGCCAATGAAGTAGCTGTAGCAGGCTTTCTGGCTGATGAGGTTAGCTTTTTAGGAATGAGCCAAGTTATTGAGCAATGCATGACGCAAATTCCGTTTATTGCCAAGCCAACCTTAGCTGATTATTTGAATACTGATAAAGAAACACGCATCTTAGCACAAAATTTAATTACACAAATGCCGTTAAAGGCATTAACTGTTTGA
- a CDS encoding GH3 auxin-responsive promoter family protein, translating into MGLKAVLSKWFAAWANRELEQIRHNAVQLQQATFRQLIQQAANTAFGHDHAFTQIKIYEDFKQRVPVRDYEDLRPYIDRVTHGEANVLWPGKPAYLAKTSGTTSGVKYIPISKESMPEHIKAARNALLSYIHETGKADFVDGQMIFLQGSPILNEKAGIATGRLSGIVAHHVPAYLQKNRLPSYDVNCIEDWEQKVDAIVEETYQADMRLISGIPPWCQMYFDRLSVKAGGKKIQDIFPNFKLFVYGGVNYEPYRTRIEESIGFAIDTIETYPASEGFIAFQDTQQDKSLLLLVNSGIFYEFIPAEEYFNEHPTRLSLAEVELNKNYALILNTNAGLWGYSIGDTIKFTSVNPYKIVVTGRIKHYISAFGEHVIGEEVEQSLMGVARQQGVDVVEFTVAPQVNPPHGGLPYHEWFIEFGKAPSDIDAFSQQVDQALQQKNIYYTDLITGNILRPLVVRSMKPDSFINMMRAKGKLGGQNKVPRLSNDRKLADALADYVI; encoded by the coding sequence ATGGGGTTAAAAGCCGTTTTAAGTAAATGGTTTGCTGCTTGGGCAAACCGCGAATTGGAGCAAATACGCCACAACGCAGTTCAACTACAACAAGCCACTTTTCGGCAGTTAATTCAGCAGGCGGCAAACACCGCGTTTGGGCACGACCATGCTTTTACTCAGATTAAAATCTACGAAGATTTTAAGCAGCGGGTTCCCGTACGGGATTATGAAGACTTACGCCCGTATATTGATCGGGTAACACACGGCGAGGCCAACGTACTTTGGCCCGGCAAACCGGCTTACCTGGCTAAAACATCGGGCACTACATCGGGCGTTAAATACATCCCTATTTCGAAAGAAAGCATGCCTGAGCATATCAAAGCTGCACGCAATGCCTTGCTTAGCTATATTCATGAAACCGGCAAAGCTGATTTTGTAGATGGCCAAATGATATTTTTGCAAGGCAGTCCCATATTAAATGAAAAAGCTGGTATTGCAACTGGCAGGCTATCGGGTATTGTAGCGCACCATGTGCCGGCTTACCTGCAAAAAAATCGTTTACCTAGCTACGATGTTAATTGTATTGAAGATTGGGAGCAAAAGGTAGATGCGATTGTAGAAGAAACTTACCAAGCCGACATGCGTCTGATATCGGGCATACCGCCCTGGTGCCAGATGTACTTTGACCGGCTATCAGTCAAGGCAGGTGGCAAAAAGATCCAGGACATTTTCCCTAACTTCAAACTGTTTGTGTACGGTGGTGTTAATTACGAACCTTACCGCACACGTATTGAAGAAAGCATAGGCTTTGCAATTGACACGATTGAAACCTATCCGGCATCGGAAGGCTTTATAGCTTTTCAGGATACACAGCAGGATAAAAGTTTGCTTTTACTGGTTAACTCGGGCATATTCTATGAATTTATTCCAGCAGAAGAATATTTTAATGAGCATCCTACCCGCCTGAGTTTAGCCGAGGTAGAGCTGAATAAAAACTATGCATTGATACTCAATACGAATGCAGGCTTATGGGGCTATAGTATTGGTGATACCATTAAGTTTACCTCTGTTAACCCCTACAAAATTGTAGTAACCGGTCGTATTAAACATTACATATCGGCTTTTGGCGAACATGTGATTGGTGAGGAAGTGGAACAGTCGCTTATGGGTGTAGCCCGGCAGCAAGGCGTAGATGTGGTTGAATTTACGGTAGCACCGCAGGTAAACCCGCCACACGGTGGCTTGCCTTATCATGAATGGTTTATCGAGTTTGGTAAAGCGCCTAGTGATATAGATGCTTTCAGCCAGCAGGTAGATCAAGCTCTGCAACAAAAAAATATTTACTACACCGACCTGATTACCGGTAACATTTTGCGGCCTTTGGTTGTCAGAAGTATGAAGCCGGATAGCTTTATTAACATGATGCGCGCGAAAGGTAAACTAGGCGGGCAAAATAAAGTTCCACGGCTATCTAACGATCGCAAGCTGGCTGATGCGCTTGCAGATTATGTGATTTAA
- a CDS encoding glycerophosphoryl diester phosphodiesterase membrane domain-containing protein — protein MYHPFSIGETIRTAWDVIKKNYISLIVYSIISLICYEVISFISNFIMVYDNMYSKIAFILFMMLIQSYLALSFYKLILTLIDREYYEFEFRDIVPSFRMALSCVTIGIAYTFFIGSIIFINFLLRDRPEITNILDKVEIIGVGYLLIRSIFCLCFIVDDDSAPFESLRQSFAITRNNFFKIIALILIVLAFVALLLLIINLIITLFFDMDSESSGYAIKVAGILWFAISFPTVQVMIMATYRKLVYSYKDEDDNVSEAL, from the coding sequence ATGTACCACCCTTTTTCTATCGGCGAAACTATCAGAACGGCATGGGATGTTATTAAAAAAAATTATATCTCGCTTATAGTTTATTCTATCATATCGCTAATCTGCTATGAAGTTATCAGCTTCATCAGCAATTTTATCATGGTGTATGATAATATGTACAGCAAAATAGCATTCATTTTATTTATGATGCTAATTCAATCATACCTGGCGCTCAGCTTTTATAAGCTCATACTTACTTTAATAGATCGTGAATATTACGAGTTTGAATTTCGGGATATTGTACCATCGTTCCGTATGGCTTTATCATGCGTTACTATTGGTATAGCTTATACCTTTTTTATTGGCAGCATTATCTTTATCAACTTCTTACTTCGCGACAGACCCGAAATAACCAACATTCTAGATAAAGTAGAAATTATAGGTGTTGGCTATTTGCTTATCCGTTCTATATTTTGTTTATGCTTTATTGTGGATGATGATTCGGCACCTTTTGAATCACTACGACAAAGCTTTGCTATTACCAGAAACAACTTTTTTAAAATTATTGCGCTCATATTAATCGTATTGGCTTTTGTAGCCTTACTGCTGCTCATCATCAATTTAATTATTACCCTGTTTTTTGACATGGATAGTGAAAGCAGCGGTTATGCTATAAAGGTAGCCGGTATTTTGTGGTTTGCCATCTCTTTCCCTACCGTACAAGTTATGATTATGGCTACTTACCGTAAGCTGGTTTACAGCTATAAAGATGAGGACGATAATGTATCAGAAGCTTTATAA
- a CDS encoding glycosyltransferase has translation MFFSIIIPLYNRPQEIKELLESLTRQTYRQFEVLVIEDGSVKDAREKVAAFTGQLDVHYFYKPNEGQGFSRNFGFERAKGNYFIIFDSDCLIPENYLAVVNHRLTTDYLDAYGGPDDAHPSFTPLQKAISYSMTSPFTTGGIRGNKKGIGQFHPRSFNMGVSRQVWQKAGGFIITRLGEDIEYSIRIHELGFKIGLIPEAKVYHKRRTSYSQFYKQLHFFGRSRINIAHFFPKELKLVHFFPTVFTLGLLFTIIANLLRWPIAGLCNFVLLVYTLLLFFHSWYKNKSLKVALLSVGAAFIQLTAYGLGFMQDYWKRIILKKK, from the coding sequence ATGTTTTTTTCAATCATCATACCTTTATACAACCGTCCGCAGGAAATTAAAGAACTGCTGGAAAGCTTAACCCGGCAAACGTACCGGCAATTTGAGGTACTGGTGATTGAAGATGGATCGGTGAAAGATGCGCGTGAAAAAGTAGCTGCTTTTACCGGCCAATTGGATGTGCATTACTTTTATAAGCCCAACGAAGGTCAGGGCTTTAGCCGTAACTTTGGTTTTGAGCGTGCTAAAGGCAATTACTTTATCATTTTTGATTCTGACTGCCTCATTCCAGAAAACTATTTGGCCGTAGTAAACCACCGATTAACTACCGATTATCTGGATGCTTACGGTGGCCCCGATGATGCACACCCCTCTTTTACGCCACTGCAAAAAGCTATTAGCTATTCAATGACTTCGCCTTTTACTACCGGCGGCATACGCGGTAATAAAAAAGGAATCGGTCAGTTTCACCCACGCAGCTTTAACATGGGCGTATCTCGCCAAGTATGGCAAAAAGCTGGCGGTTTTATTATTACTCGTTTGGGTGAGGATATTGAATACAGCATCCGCATACACGAACTGGGTTTCAAAATCGGGCTGATTCCAGAAGCTAAGGTGTATCATAAGCGGCGCACCAGCTATTCGCAGTTTTATAAACAGTTACATTTTTTTGGTCGGTCGCGCATTAACATTGCTCATTTTTTCCCGAAAGAATTAAAGCTGGTGCACTTCTTTCCGACCGTATTTACCTTAGGTTTACTGTTTACCATCATCGCTAATTTACTGCGATGGCCTATTGCCGGCTTGTGCAATTTTGTACTACTGGTATATACGTTGTTATTATTTTTTCACTCCTGGTATAAAAACAAATCGTTAAAAGTTGCACTTTTGAGCGTAGGCGCAGCTTTCATACAACTTACGGCTTACGGACTCGGCTTTATGCAGGATTATTGGAAGCGTATCATCTTGAAAAAAAAGTAA